One genomic window of Anthonomus grandis grandis chromosome 3, icAntGran1.3, whole genome shotgun sequence includes the following:
- the LOC126733956 gene encoding uncharacterized protein LOC126733956, translating into MSIENDNKLENGAKSQSQQENNLESAKKRKKCNEFEIAGRRIFDVEYLFKQFLNGERHKPFDCTLVDMELIKEKRNGLYSEFTLKCKMCNVTKVISNEENKFQQLELNSSVVLSTISTGLGYSQINEVAASMNMPFMSYKTFSSHYEKVGHLIRESAWKSMEEAAAEEARIATIEGEVDKDGIPCITVVTDGAWAKRSYNVNYDSSSGVACIVGYKTGKLLFLGIRNKFCSLCSWYENKKKDVPIHKCHKNWNGTSTSMEADIVLEGFKRSMELYNLKFTKMIGDGDSSVHRKLLQSKPYGNMLVQKVECRNHLLRNFAKKIREICNKKRSNSKNVPVPLALRKEVLNRFLRLRSAITKATTHRIAEDTTMDQKIKLLRGDISNAPSHVFGEHARCKEINYFKCDNPNYTNLVPSMQTCGIYEDILVALQRIIDNASSLILNMDNNLAEHYNSIVSKFVGGKRINFCKRGSYEARCEAAALSFNSGGSYYEILHKTAIGTSPRSFTKRYIQRCKKIRLFYQTKRLQKTLISKKKNKKRKQTLPDKDYGPDAHYIPLEINSDVFISRKKEILKDMKKSPEEIKHIENSTIGQASNPKWIQERSQRITASNFGKICKMRAKTSPCGAIKTMLYGNFSGNNATRYGSESEARAILEFENEFNLKVSRCGIFIGEQEYYLAASPDGCINEHDLVEVKCPFSIANMTPTEAILSKKITFGTLENNHLHLKKNHNYYYQVQGQLAIANKQSCYFIIWSPLGMLVEQIGRDEQFWEEKMLPKLKAFYFNFLLPEIVDPLYPKGLPIRT; encoded by the exons ATGAG tatagaaaatgataataaacttgaaaatgGTGCTAAAAGTCAAAGCcaacaagaaaataatttagaatcggcgaaaaaaagaaaaaagtg caatgaATTTGAGATAGCAGGTAGGCGGATATTTGacgttgaatatttatttaaacaatttttaaatgggGAACGGCATAAACCGTTTGACTGCACTCTTGTGGATATGGAATTGATTAAAGAAAAGAGAAACGGATTATATAGTGAATTTACactaaaatgtaaaatgtgTAACGTCACTAAAGTAATTtcaaatgaagaaaataaatttcaacaACTTGAACTAAATTCTTCAGTGGTTTTAAGCACCATATCTACCGGACTAGGCTATTCACAAATTAATGAAGTAGCCGCTTCCATGAATATGCCATTTATGTCTTATAAAACGTTTAGCAGCCATTATGAGAAAGTGGGTCATTTGATTAGGGAATCCGCATGGAAGAGTATGGAAGAAGCTGCCGCTGAAGAAGCTAGAATCGCAACCATTGAAGGCGAAGTGGATAAAGATGGAATTCCATGTATTACCGTAGTGACCGATGGGGCTTGGGCAAAGAGATCCTACAATGTCAATTATGATTCTTCATCTGGAGTg gcATGTATAGTTGGCTATAAAACAGGGAAGTTGTTATTTCTgggaataagaaataaattttgttcgtTATGTTCCTGgtacgaaaataaaaaaaaagacgttCCAATACATAAATGTCATAAGAACTGGAACGGCACATCTACATCGATGGAAGCTGACATAGTATTGGAGGGCTTTAAAAGAAGCATGGAgctttacaatttaaaatttacaaaaatgattGGTGATGGAGATTCCTCGGTCCACCGAAAATTATTGCAATCAAAGCCTTATGGTAATATGTTGGTGCAAAAGGTGGAGTGCAGGAATCATTTGTTGCGAAATTTTGCCAAGAAAATTCGAGAAATatgta ataaAAAACGAAGTAATTCTAAAAATGTACCTGTACCATTAGCGTTAAGAAAAGAGGTTTTGAACAGATTTTTAAGATTAAGAAGTGCGATAACAAAAGCCACCACTCACAGAATCGCAGAAGACACCACGATggaccaaaaaattaaattgctaaGGGGTGACATCTCTAATGCCCCAAGTCATGTATTTGGGGAACACGCCAGATGTAAAGAAATTAACTATTTCAAGTGTGATAATCCAAATTACACAAATTTAGTGCCAAGTATGCAGACTTGTGGAATTTATGAAGACATCTTAGTAGCTTTGCAAAGAATTATAGATAATGCAAGCAGCCTAATCCTCAATATGGACAATAACCTCGCTGAGCATTATAACAGTATTGTTAGCAAATTTGTTGGTGGCAAGCgtataaatttttgcaaacgAGGTTCATATGAAGCTCGCTGTGAGGCAGCTGCATTGTCATTTAATTCTGGTGGTAGCTATTATGAAATCCTTCATAAAACCGCAATAGGCACAAGCCCTCGTTCCTTTACTAAGCGGTATATTCAGAGATGTAAAAAGATAAGGCtgttttatcaaactaaaagactgcaaaaaacattaatttcaaaaaaaaaaaataagaaaagaaaacaaactCTTCCTGATAAGGATTATGGTCCTGACGCCCATTACATTCCTTTAGAAATAAACAGTGACGTTTTTATTTCGAGGaaaaaagaaatcttaaaagatatgaaaaaaagtCCAGAGGAAATAAAACATATTGAAAATTCTACAATTGGCCAGGCTTCTAATCCAAAATGGATACAAGAAAGATCACAGCGGATTACTGCctcaaattttggcaaaatatgtaaaatgcGGGCAAAAACCTCGCCATGTGGTGCAATAAAAACGATGCTGTATGGAAATTTTAGCGGCAATAATGCTACAAGATATGGAAGTGAAAGCGAGGCCCGAGCAATTTTAGaatttgaaaatgaatttaatttaaaagtgtcTCGATGTGGAATTTTTATAGGTGAACAAGAATATTATTTGGCAGCGAGCCCTGATGGTTGCATTAATGAACATGATTTGGTAGAAGTTAAATGCCCATTTAGCATTGCCAACATGACTCCAACCGAagcaatattatcaaaaaagatcaCATTCGGTACATTGGAAAATAACCAcctacatttgaaaaaaaaccacAATTATTACTACCAAGTTCAGGGGCAGTTAGCTATAGCTAACAAGCAAtcatgctattttattatttggagCCCTCTTGGCATGTTAGTTGAACAG attggCCGTGACGAACAATTTTGGGAGGAAAAAATGTTACCAAAATTAAAAGCCTTctacttcaattttttattaccaGAAATAGTTGACCCGCTTTATCCAAAAGGGCTGCCTATCAGAACTTAA